The following proteins come from a genomic window of Actinomarinicola tropica:
- a CDS encoding MFS transporter has translation MDRPRLGLRANLSQFLLLVAVNALVGGMVGQERTVLPLLAEDEFGLTAVSATLTFIVAFGLVKAATNFVAGTLSDRIGRKPVLVAGWLVGLPVPLLIMWAPSWGWVVAANVLLGVNQGLTWSTTVIMKIDLVGPEQRGLAMGFNEAAGYGAVALTALATGAIAETWGLRPAPFLLGVAFVALGLGLSSALVRETRAHAALEARGHDGPGGGLTTREVVVLTSFREKALSATSQAGLVNNLNDGLAWGLFPLHFAAAGMSVGRIGVLAATYPAVWGLGQLVTGGLSDRIGRKPLIAGGMFVQAVAIAAVAVVDGFIAWAAAAALLGAGTAMVYPTLLAAIGDVAHPGWRARAVGVYRLWRDAGYAVGALLAGVVADLFDVGVAIWTVALLTAASGLVVVVRMYETHPRPGRTPPAPRPVDLES, from the coding sequence CAGGAGCGCACCGTGCTCCCCCTCCTCGCCGAGGACGAGTTCGGGCTCACAGCCGTGTCGGCGACGCTCACGTTCATCGTCGCCTTCGGCCTCGTGAAGGCGGCCACCAACTTCGTGGCCGGCACGCTGTCGGACCGCATCGGGCGCAAGCCGGTGCTCGTCGCCGGTTGGCTCGTCGGGTTGCCCGTGCCGTTGCTCATCATGTGGGCGCCGTCGTGGGGCTGGGTCGTCGCGGCCAACGTCCTCCTCGGCGTGAACCAGGGCCTCACCTGGTCGACCACCGTCATCATGAAGATCGACCTCGTCGGGCCCGAGCAGCGGGGGCTCGCGATGGGCTTCAACGAGGCGGCGGGCTACGGCGCGGTCGCCCTCACCGCCCTGGCCACCGGTGCGATCGCCGAGACGTGGGGGCTCAGGCCGGCGCCGTTCCTCCTCGGCGTGGCCTTCGTCGCGCTCGGGCTCGGGCTCTCCAGCGCCCTGGTGCGCGAGACGCGAGCCCACGCCGCGCTCGAGGCGCGTGGGCACGACGGACCCGGGGGAGGGTTGACGACGAGGGAGGTCGTCGTCCTCACGTCGTTCCGGGAGAAGGCGCTGTCGGCCACCTCCCAGGCGGGCCTCGTCAACAACCTGAACGACGGGTTGGCCTGGGGGCTCTTCCCGCTCCACTTCGCGGCCGCCGGGATGTCGGTCGGGCGCATCGGAGTGCTCGCCGCGACCTATCCGGCGGTGTGGGGCCTGGGCCAGCTCGTCACCGGCGGGTTGTCGGACCGCATCGGGCGCAAGCCGCTGATCGCCGGCGGCATGTTCGTGCAGGCCGTGGCCATCGCCGCCGTGGCGGTGGTCGACGGGTTCATCGCCTGGGCGGCCGCCGCCGCGCTCCTCGGCGCGGGCACGGCGATGGTCTACCCGACGCTGCTCGCAGCGATCGGTGACGTCGCCCATCCCGGTTGGCGAGCCCGGGCCGTCGGCGTCTACCGCCTGTGGCGAGACGCCGGCTACGCGGTCGGGGCCCTGCTCGCCGGCGTCGTCGCCGACCTGTTCGACGTCGGCGTCGCCATCTGGACCGTCGCCCTCCTCACCGCCGCATCCGGCCTGGTCGTCGTCGTCCGGATGTACGAGACGCACCCCCGGCCGGGCCGCACCCCACCGGCGCCGCGACCCGTCGACCTGGAGAGCTGA
- a CDS encoding APC family permease: MSDDDGSPAEPHSRLSRQLGTGDAVVIGLGAMIGAGVFTAFGPAAEAAGGGLLVGLALAAVVAYCNAASSAQLAAVYPESGGTYVYGRERLGPFWGFLAGWGFVVGKTASCAAMALTFGAYAWPEQRRLLAVLAVVALTAVNYQGVRKTATLTKAIVVVVLLALAAVVAAAVGGGEADVDNIGPIASGGWRGILESAGLLFFAFAGYARIATLGEEVSDPASTIPRAIPLALGITLVVYATVAATSLLAVGPDVLAAAAAPLDAVVAAGSLDALRPVVRIGGTVAALGVLLSLIVGVSRTAFAMASRGEMPRALDAVHPVHQVPHHAELAVGVVVAIVVSLVDLRGAIGFSSFAVLVYYAIANASAWTLPPHQRRWPRAIAVVGVVGCLVLAATLPVVSALSGAAVLAVGALVWVVRDRVRPATR, translated from the coding sequence GTGAGCGACGACGACGGGTCCCCCGCCGAGCCGCACAGCCGCCTCTCTCGCCAGCTCGGGACGGGCGACGCCGTCGTCATCGGGCTCGGGGCGATGATCGGCGCCGGCGTGTTCACCGCCTTCGGGCCGGCGGCCGAGGCGGCGGGCGGCGGCCTGCTCGTCGGCCTGGCCCTCGCCGCCGTCGTCGCCTACTGCAACGCCGCGTCGTCGGCGCAGCTGGCCGCGGTGTACCCCGAGTCGGGCGGCACCTACGTCTACGGGCGTGAGCGGCTCGGGCCGTTCTGGGGGTTCCTCGCCGGGTGGGGCTTCGTCGTGGGGAAGACGGCGAGCTGCGCGGCGATGGCGCTCACCTTCGGCGCCTACGCATGGCCGGAGCAGCGTCGTCTGCTGGCGGTGCTCGCCGTCGTCGCACTGACCGCGGTCAACTACCAGGGCGTGCGCAAGACGGCGACCCTCACCAAGGCGATCGTCGTCGTGGTGCTCCTCGCGCTCGCCGCCGTCGTCGCCGCCGCCGTGGGCGGGGGAGAAGCCGACGTCGACAACATCGGCCCGATCGCCTCCGGGGGCTGGCGCGGCATCCTCGAGTCGGCCGGACTGCTGTTCTTCGCCTTCGCCGGCTACGCCCGCATCGCCACCCTCGGCGAAGAGGTGAGCGATCCGGCGTCCACCATCCCGCGGGCGATCCCGCTCGCTCTCGGCATCACCCTCGTGGTCTACGCCACCGTCGCCGCGACCTCGCTGCTCGCGGTCGGGCCGGACGTGCTGGCTGCGGCCGCCGCGCCGCTCGACGCCGTCGTCGCCGCCGGCTCGCTCGACGCCCTGCGGCCGGTCGTCCGCATCGGCGGCACGGTCGCCGCGCTCGGGGTGCTGCTCAGCCTCATCGTCGGCGTGAGCCGCACGGCCTTCGCCATGGCGTCACGCGGCGAGATGCCTCGGGCGCTCGACGCCGTGCACCCGGTGCACCAGGTGCCGCACCACGCCGAGCTCGCGGTCGGCGTCGTCGTGGCGATCGTGGTCTCCCTCGTCGACCTTCGCGGCGCGATCGGCTTCAGCTCCTTCGCCGTGCTCGTCTACTACGCCATCGCCAACGCCTCGGCGTGGACGTTGCCCCCGCACCAGCGGCGCTGGCCCCGTGCGATCGCCGTCGTCGGCGTGGTCGGCTGCCTGGTCCTCGCCGCCACGCTCCCGGTCGTGAGCGCGCTGAGCGGTGCGGCGGTCCTCGCGGTCGGCGCCCTGGTCTGGGTGGTCCGCGACCGGGTTCGACCTGCGACGCGCTGA
- a CDS encoding AI-2E family transporter, whose amino-acid sequence MPRPNDTAPGPRAVPPGLQTLASYGWRLIVVAIVGLGVLWALRQMWSLVLAVVVGGYIARALDPIAARLRARGVPPAALALACLLLFAAVVGGTGAIIGPLLAEELDTLGPTLTDAVDDVEEWLVEDSPLNLDRGDIDELRQEARDAISRGLRSSRGDLLSGALVVMEGIVGLILAVVATFFFLKDGPRFQRWALRRVASDQRDVVRRMGTRAWATLGGYLRGAAILGLVEGIAIGVTLVLVGAKLAIPVAVLTFAAAFVPIVGAVVAGIIAVLVALATAGFGAAVVTAIVAVVVQQLDGDLLAPIVYGRALQLHPLIVLFAVVAGGALFGIAGTILAVPLTAMVVAMASEAGIGGVRPDAAGEDPFEVVADD is encoded by the coding sequence ATGCCACGCCCGAACGACACCGCACCCGGACCCCGCGCCGTCCCACCCGGCCTCCAGACCCTGGCCTCCTACGGTTGGCGCCTCATCGTCGTCGCGATCGTCGGCCTCGGCGTGCTGTGGGCGCTGCGGCAGATGTGGTCGTTGGTGCTCGCCGTGGTGGTCGGTGGGTACATCGCGCGGGCGCTCGACCCGATCGCGGCCCGGCTCCGCGCTCGCGGGGTGCCGCCCGCCGCCCTCGCCCTCGCCTGCCTCCTCCTCTTCGCCGCCGTGGTGGGTGGCACCGGCGCGATCATCGGTCCGCTGCTCGCCGAGGAGCTCGACACGCTCGGCCCGACCCTCACCGACGCCGTCGACGACGTCGAGGAGTGGCTCGTCGAGGACAGCCCGCTCAACCTCGATCGTGGCGACATCGACGAGCTGCGGCAGGAGGCCCGCGACGCCATCTCCCGTGGCCTGAGGTCGTCGCGCGGCGACCTCCTCAGCGGAGCGCTGGTCGTGATGGAGGGGATCGTCGGCCTGATCCTCGCCGTGGTCGCCACCTTCTTCTTCCTGAAGGACGGGCCGCGCTTCCAGCGCTGGGCCCTGCGCCGGGTGGCGAGCGACCAGCGCGACGTCGTGCGCCGCATGGGCACCCGGGCGTGGGCCACCCTCGGCGGCTACCTCCGTGGCGCGGCGATCCTCGGCCTCGTCGAGGGCATCGCGATCGGCGTCACGCTCGTGCTCGTGGGGGCGAAGCTCGCGATCCCCGTCGCGGTGCTCACGTTCGCTGCCGCGTTCGTGCCCATCGTCGGCGCGGTGGTCGCCGGCATCATCGCCGTGCTCGTCGCCCTCGCCACCGCAGGGTTCGGTGCCGCTGTCGTCACGGCCATCGTCGCCGTCGTCGTGCAGCAGCTCGACGGCGACCTGCTCGCGCCGATCGTCTACGGGCGTGCGCTCCAGCTGCACCCGCTGATCGTCCTGTTCGCGGTGGTGGCCGGCGGGGCGCTCTTCGGCATCGCCGGCACGATCCTCGCTGTGCCGCTGACCGCGATGGTCGTCGCCATGGCCTCGGAGGCCGGGATCGGCGGCGTGCGACCCGACGCCGCAGGCGAGGACCCCTTCGAGGTCGTCGCCGACGACTGA
- a CDS encoding enoyl-CoA hydratase/isomerase family protein, translated as MATVELSRPRDGVTQITLNRPERLNAMTAELVAGLHDALDEVAADRTCRAVVLTGAGRGFCAGLDLGGYGTAPGGEDLGRVPAGLATQRHIASLIPHLRSLPQPVIAAVNGPASGGGFALVLGSDVRLADRTARFNAAFVRIGLSACDIGTSWLLPRIVGVARAQELMVTGRIIDADEALRIGLVVDVVEEGAVIERALATAEQIMANAPLGVALTKEAMWTALEVPSLQAAIDIENRQQLLLTHTEDHREALAAFVERRDPQFQNR; from the coding sequence ATGGCCACGGTGGAGCTCTCACGGCCCCGCGACGGCGTCACGCAGATCACCCTGAACCGGCCGGAGCGCCTCAACGCCATGACCGCCGAGCTGGTCGCCGGCCTCCACGACGCCCTCGACGAGGTGGCCGCCGACCGCACCTGCCGCGCGGTGGTGCTGACCGGCGCCGGCCGCGGGTTCTGCGCCGGGCTCGACCTCGGCGGCTACGGCACCGCGCCCGGCGGCGAGGACCTCGGGCGGGTCCCCGCGGGCCTGGCGACCCAGCGCCACATCGCGTCGCTCATCCCGCACCTGCGGTCGCTGCCCCAGCCGGTGATCGCCGCGGTCAACGGCCCGGCCTCCGGTGGGGGGTTCGCCCTCGTGCTCGGCAGCGACGTGCGCCTGGCCGACCGGACGGCGCGGTTCAACGCCGCGTTCGTGCGCATCGGCCTCTCGGCGTGCGACATCGGCACGAGCTGGCTCCTCCCTCGCATCGTCGGCGTCGCCCGCGCCCAGGAGCTGATGGTCACCGGCCGGATCATCGACGCCGACGAGGCGCTGCGGATCGGCCTCGTCGTCGACGTGGTGGAGGAGGGGGCCGTCATCGAGCGGGCCCTCGCCACCGCGGAGCAGATCATGGCCAACGCCCCGCTCGGCGTCGCCCTCACCAAGGAGGCGATGTGGACGGCGCTCGAGGTGCCGTCGCTCCAAGCGGCGATCGACATCGAGAACCGCCAGCAGCTCCTCCTCACCCACACCGAGGACCACCGCGAGGCCTTGGCCGCGTTCGTCGAGCGCCGGGACCCGCAGTTCCAGAACCGATGA
- a CDS encoding SDR family NAD(P)-dependent oxidoreductase, giving the protein MTDTTGEMTMDRVALVSGGGRGIGRAISLELARLGCDVAVNYRRDVDAAEETVAQIEALGRRAIAVAASVDDWDACVSMVDRVVDELGPPSILVHNGGIASRGNSVVDTDLAELDRVIRTHAYGGFHLAKLCIPHMAGQARGDVVMISSVATDSNGPNGSPYNMGKAALEALAFTLAKEVVGQGIHVNVVAPGLVSTDMGDRLAKATTGGRAQVAADLDAGAPYGRVCRPEDVAKVVGFYVSDAAGYVNGTRVRVDGGGGAFRS; this is encoded by the coding sequence ATGACCGACACGACAGGGGAGATGACGATGGATCGAGTGGCGCTGGTGTCCGGTGGCGGCCGGGGTATCGGCCGGGCGATCAGCCTCGAGCTGGCCCGGCTCGGCTGCGACGTCGCGGTGAACTACCGGCGCGACGTCGACGCCGCCGAGGAGACCGTCGCCCAGATCGAGGCCCTCGGCCGCCGGGCGATCGCCGTCGCTGCGTCGGTCGACGACTGGGACGCGTGTGTGTCGATGGTCGACCGTGTCGTCGACGAGCTGGGCCCGCCGTCCATCCTCGTGCACAACGGCGGCATCGCCAGCCGCGGGAACAGCGTCGTCGACACCGACCTCGCCGAGCTCGACCGGGTCATCCGCACCCACGCGTACGGCGGGTTCCACCTGGCGAAGCTCTGCATCCCCCACATGGCCGGCCAGGCGAGGGGCGACGTGGTGATGATCTCCTCGGTGGCCACCGACTCGAACGGCCCCAACGGCTCGCCGTACAACATGGGCAAGGCGGCGCTCGAGGCGCTGGCGTTCACCCTGGCCAAGGAGGTCGTCGGCCAGGGCATCCACGTGAACGTCGTGGCGCCGGGGCTCGTGTCGACCGACATGGGGGACCGCCTGGCCAAGGCGACGACCGGCGGACGGGCCCAGGTGGCGGCGGACCTCGACGCCGGCGCGCCCTACGGTCGTGTGTGCCGCCCCGAGGACGTGGCCAAGGTCGTCGGCTTCTACGTCTCCGACGCCGCCGGGTACGTCAACGGCACCCGCGTGCGCGTCGATGGCGGCGGGGGCGCCTTCCGCAGCTGA
- a CDS encoding flavodoxin family protein yields the protein MRALVVVESMFGNTMAVADAIAAGLRDAPPRTMEVDLHRVDHAPVRLADDVGLLVVGGPTHAFGMSRASTRSSAAEQSGSPTTTGLARGMREWLDELEEPERVVFATTFDTRVERPRVPGSAARRAEKHLRHMGFRIVHAATTFWVTGTAGPFADGELERARLHGLELGRRAAGPGRHPGASGRWPVAS from the coding sequence ATGCGCGCCCTCGTCGTCGTCGAGTCCATGTTCGGCAACACGATGGCGGTGGCCGATGCCATCGCCGCGGGGTTGCGCGATGCCCCGCCCCGCACGATGGAGGTCGACCTGCACCGGGTCGACCACGCACCGGTCCGGCTCGCCGACGATGTGGGGCTCCTCGTCGTCGGCGGGCCGACGCACGCGTTCGGGATGAGCCGGGCGTCGACGCGCAGCTCGGCCGCCGAGCAGTCGGGCAGCCCGACGACGACCGGCCTGGCTCGTGGGATGCGGGAGTGGCTCGACGAGCTGGAGGAGCCCGAGCGCGTCGTGTTCGCCACGACGTTCGACACGCGGGTCGAGCGGCCCCGGGTGCCGGGCTCGGCCGCCCGGCGGGCCGAGAAGCACCTGCGCCACATGGGCTTCCGGATCGTGCACGCGGCGACGACGTTCTGGGTGACGGGCACCGCGGGGCCGTTCGCCGACGGGGAGCTCGAGCGGGCCCGCCTGCACGGGCTGGAGCTCGGCCGCCGGGCGGCCGGACCGGGACGCCACCCCGGCGCCTCGGGCCGATGGCCCGTCGCGAGCTGA
- a CDS encoding enoyl-CoA hydratase/isomerase family protein: MIHTDDIDGVRVVRMDHGENRFGPDFVPALLGALEDAAATGGPLVLTGTGKFFCNGLDLAAFEGAERDVVRGVFDGVHRVLAALLRHPGLTVAAINGHAFGGGAIMAGACDLRVMRADRGFLCFPEVDLQMTMSPQFDAVIRDGYPPAALRRAVLTGARLGGPEALEAGLVDAVAEGEDAVVPAAVELARPHVGQHGPTVAGLRVRLVERSLAALDASGD; encoded by the coding sequence ATGATCCACACCGACGACATCGACGGCGTGCGCGTCGTCCGCATGGACCACGGGGAGAACCGCTTCGGCCCCGACTTCGTCCCTGCCCTGCTCGGGGCCCTGGAGGACGCCGCCGCCACCGGCGGTCCGCTCGTGCTCACCGGCACCGGGAAGTTCTTCTGCAACGGCCTCGACCTCGCCGCGTTCGAGGGGGCCGAGCGCGACGTCGTCCGTGGGGTGTTCGACGGCGTGCACCGCGTCCTCGCCGCGCTCCTGCGCCACCCCGGGCTCACCGTCGCGGCGATCAACGGCCACGCGTTCGGCGGCGGGGCGATCATGGCCGGCGCCTGCGACCTGCGGGTGATGCGCGCCGACCGGGGTTTCCTGTGCTTCCCGGAGGTCGACCTGCAGATGACGATGTCCCCGCAGTTCGACGCCGTCATCCGCGACGGCTACCCGCCGGCCGCGCTGCGTCGTGCGGTCCTGACCGGCGCTCGACTCGGCGGTCCTGAGGCGCTCGAGGCCGGGTTGGTCGACGCGGTGGCCGAGGGCGAGGACGCCGTCGTGCCCGCCGCCGTCGAGCTGGCCCGTCCTCACGTCGGCCAGCACGGTCCCACGGTGGCAGGGTTGCGCGTCCGGCTCGTCGAGCGCTCGCTCGCCGCGCTGGACGCCAGCGGCGACTGA
- a CDS encoding MBL fold metallo-hydrolase, which yields MDEAPRRPRPLDELVLTVVVDNGTDTLSSVADGVPELPEVVGHVLRRAPVELPAGEEGVEVFGHLCVACHGFSVLATGRVGDEEHTVLFDAGPYGDVWVDNAERLGLDLAAVEAVFLSHWHWDHSGALPDAVGAISTARAAAGLDAPVVVDLHPDRPDQRGTGAPGRRMVLLPPEPTLAALESAGGRVENHAEAHLLAGGFFLGSGEIPRRTAYETGLPGHRTIRGGEVVDDPLILDERYLAAVVRGRGTTVLSACSHAGVVNACLAAAEATGEPIDLVLGGYHLAGAAMEPRIGDTVRDLRDLVAPTLVAPGHCTGWRAEVALADAFGASYAPSAVGARYTLSAVG from the coding sequence ATGGACGAGGCGCCGCGCCGCCCACGACCGCTCGACGAGCTGGTCCTCACCGTCGTCGTCGACAACGGCACCGACACGCTGTCGAGCGTCGCCGACGGCGTGCCGGAGCTGCCCGAGGTGGTGGGTCACGTCCTGCGCCGCGCGCCCGTCGAGCTGCCGGCAGGGGAGGAGGGCGTCGAGGTCTTCGGCCACCTCTGCGTCGCCTGCCACGGCTTCTCCGTGCTCGCCACCGGCCGCGTCGGCGACGAGGAGCACACCGTCCTCTTCGACGCCGGCCCCTACGGGGACGTGTGGGTCGACAACGCCGAGCGCCTCGGCCTCGACCTCGCGGCGGTCGAGGCGGTCTTCCTGTCGCACTGGCACTGGGACCACAGCGGGGCGCTGCCCGACGCCGTCGGCGCCATCAGCACTGCACGCGCCGCCGCAGGCCTCGACGCGCCTGTCGTCGTCGACCTCCACCCGGATCGACCCGACCAGCGTGGCACCGGGGCACCGGGCCGGCGGATGGTCCTCCTGCCGCCCGAGCCCACGCTGGCGGCGCTCGAATCGGCCGGCGGACGGGTGGAGAACCACGCCGAGGCCCACCTGCTCGCCGGCGGCTTCTTCCTCGGCAGCGGGGAGATCCCGCGCCGCACCGCCTACGAGACCGGCCTGCCCGGCCACCGCACGATCCGGGGTGGTGAGGTCGTCGACGACCCGCTCATCCTCGACGAGCGGTACCTCGCGGCCGTCGTCCGCGGCCGTGGGACGACGGTGCTCTCCGCGTGCTCTCACGCCGGCGTGGTCAACGCCTGCCTCGCCGCCGCGGAGGCCACCGGCGAGCCGATCGACCTCGTCCTCGGCGGCTACCACCTCGCGGGCGCGGCGATGGAGCCCCGCATCGGCGACACCGTGCGGGACCTGCGCGACCTGGTCGCGCCGACGCTCGTCGCCCCCGGGCACTGCACCGGCTGGCGGGCCGAGGTGGCGTTGGCCGACGCGTTCGGGGCGAGCTACGCCCCGAGCGCGGTCGGCGCCCGCTACACGCTCTCGGCGGTCGGCTGA
- a CDS encoding pyridoxamine 5'-phosphate oxidase family protein produces the protein MSTPTPPASVRSTVRRHPERGAYDREAVHAVLDEGLVAHVGLTVEGQPFVIPMAYGRDGDRLLLHGSVASRLMRGLAGGVPACVTVTLLDGLVMARSAFHHSMNYRSVVALGTARRIDDPDEAAAALGTFVEHLVPGRGDEVRPSAPVEVRQTTVLEMSIEEASLKARTGGPVDDEADLDLPVWAGVVPLGVAVGEPISAPDAEHLPVSPSVRAWSRPGPTESVQPTAESV, from the coding sequence ATGTCCACGCCCACGCCGCCCGCCTCCGTCCGCTCCACCGTCCGTCGCCACCCCGAGCGAGGCGCGTACGACCGCGAGGCCGTGCACGCGGTGCTCGACGAGGGCCTGGTCGCCCACGTCGGGCTCACGGTGGAGGGCCAGCCCTTCGTCATCCCCATGGCCTACGGGCGCGACGGCGACCGGTTGCTGCTCCACGGCTCGGTCGCGTCACGCCTGATGCGGGGCCTCGCCGGGGGCGTGCCGGCGTGCGTCACGGTCACGCTGCTCGACGGGCTCGTGATGGCCCGCTCGGCGTTCCACCACTCGATGAACTACCGCTCGGTGGTCGCGCTCGGCACCGCGCGCCGCATCGACGACCCGGACGAGGCCGCGGCGGCGCTCGGCACGTTCGTCGAGCACCTCGTCCCCGGGCGCGGCGACGAGGTGCGCCCCTCGGCCCCGGTCGAGGTCCGCCAGACGACCGTGCTCGAGATGTCGATCGAGGAGGCGTCGCTGAAGGCGCGCACCGGCGGACCCGTCGACGACGAGGCCGACCTCGACCTGCCGGTCTGGGCCGGCGTGGTCCCCCTCGGCGTCGCCGTCGGCGAACCCATCAGCGCGCCCGACGCCGAGCACCTGCCGGTCTCTCCCTCCGTCCGGGCGTGGTCGCGCCCGGGACCGACCGAGTCGGTTCAGCCGACCGCCGAGAGCGTGTAG
- the trxA gene encoding thioredoxin, translated as MSTIELTESTFADTINDNDIVLVDWWASWCGPCRMFAPIFEEAASTHDDIVFAKVDTEAEQALAGAAGIQSIPTLMAFRENVLVFSQPGALPGHVLEDLIEQIRGLDMEKIHAEIAAQDAG; from the coding sequence ATGTCCACGATCGAGCTGACCGAGTCGACGTTCGCCGACACCATCAACGACAACGACATCGTCCTCGTCGACTGGTGGGCGTCGTGGTGCGGCCCCTGCCGCATGTTCGCCCCGATCTTCGAGGAGGCGGCGTCCACGCACGACGACATCGTGTTCGCCAAGGTCGACACCGAGGCCGAGCAGGCGCTGGCCGGCGCCGCGGGCATCCAGTCGATCCCCACGCTCATGGCGTTCCGCGAGAACGTCCTCGTCTTCTCCCAGCCCGGCGCGCTGCCGGGTCACGTCCTCGAGGACCTGATCGAGCAGATCCGGGGCCTCGACATGGAGAAGATCCACGCCGAGATCGCCGCGCAGGACGCCGGCTGA
- a CDS encoding LysR family transcriptional regulator, whose amino-acid sequence MQDLHRSPEEADQLNTDAALLRAFVVVARTGSFGRAAEQLHVDPSTVSRHVAQLERRIGARLLERTTRQVWLTDAGEALLDRAVAVVEAVDEFRRAAGAVVRQGTREISLGFQTHTLNREVLAWINAAEQAAGVGPIRLVEGTFADPSTGLRDRSVDLALVFAPFDDREIEWEPLVELPWLIFVPASHRLATQPKVQIADLFDEAWVRPDTDDQVFVDFWCANDLRDRPPPIEGPAYATPESALAVIASGRGVGVGASLRDGIQLDGIVARRAADDRWAAVALAWRSDGLTAGAAALRDALLSTRPDVGRLGRVVPPRP is encoded by the coding sequence GTGCAGGACCTGCATCGATCGCCGGAGGAGGCCGACCAGCTGAACACCGATGCCGCCCTGCTCCGGGCCTTCGTCGTCGTCGCTCGCACCGGCAGCTTCGGTCGGGCCGCCGAGCAGCTGCACGTCGACCCGTCGACGGTCAGCCGGCACGTGGCCCAGCTCGAGCGCCGGATCGGGGCCCGCCTGCTCGAGCGCACCACGCGCCAGGTGTGGCTCACCGATGCCGGCGAGGCGCTGCTCGACCGGGCCGTGGCCGTCGTCGAGGCCGTCGACGAGTTCCGGCGGGCGGCGGGCGCGGTCGTCCGCCAGGGCACCCGCGAGATCTCGCTGGGGTTCCAGACCCACACGCTGAACCGCGAGGTCCTGGCCTGGATCAATGCCGCCGAGCAGGCTGCCGGCGTCGGACCGATCCGCCTGGTCGAGGGCACCTTCGCCGACCCGTCGACCGGTCTGCGCGACCGGTCCGTCGACCTCGCCCTCGTCTTCGCCCCCTTCGACGACCGCGAGATCGAGTGGGAGCCGCTCGTCGAGCTGCCCTGGCTCATCTTCGTGCCCGCGTCGCACCGCCTCGCCACCCAGCCCAAGGTGCAGATCGCCGACCTCTTCGACGAGGCGTGGGTGCGACCCGACACCGACGACCAGGTGTTCGTCGACTTCTGGTGCGCCAACGACCTCCGGGACCGCCCGCCCCCGATCGAGGGACCGGCGTACGCGACGCCCGAGTCGGCGCTCGCCGTCATCGCCAGCGGCCGCGGGGTCGGCGTCGGCGCCTCGCTGCGCGACGGCATCCAGCTCGACGGGATCGTCGCCCGCCGCGCCGCCGACGACCGCTGGGCGGCGGTCGCCCTCGCGTGGCGGTCCGACGGCCTCACGGCTGGCGCCGCCGCGCTCCGTGACGCCCTGCTCTCCACCCGTCCCGACGTCGGCCGCCTCGGCCGGGTGGTGCCGCCCCGCCCCTGA